Within the Desulfobacterales bacterium genome, the region AGTTAATTGATCTTGTTGTTCGGGACGGTAGGGAAGGCGGTGCCGCCGATGAACAGGAACCATTTCAGGATGACTGCTCCATGGCGCTGATGATGGCTGTGATGGAGATTGTTCAGCATCAGGCCGGATATCCTGCGGATCGAATCGATATGCCGGAATATGAATTGATGGAAAAAATGAAATGCTATGCGATGGCAATTGTATTCGAATCCATCAGTCGTATTTCAGATCTTGAAATGGATCTCCCAGCCCTGGATAATATTTTTGACAAAATACGAATTATAGAATTTGAGGAGACTCATCCTGAGATTACGACCATACTTAATCGAATTTAAAAGCAGTTGGGCTGATATCCGGGCAACTCAAACGGCGTTTATTCAGCCCGTGCGTATAAACAAGTTGATGCAATGATTGGGGGGGCCTTATTGGTAATAAGAGGCCTGGAAGACTTCAGACAGGAGATGAAAATGACAGAGCAATTTGATAACGAGCACAGTATTCAGGAAGAGGAAAACTTTGCCGATTTGATTGATTCATATTGTGCAGGGATGAATGATAATATCCGGACGGGTGACAAAATTCAGGGGAAAATTGTTTCAATCGGAACGGATAGTGTTTTTATCGATACCGGTACTAAAATAGATGGGGTGGTTGACAAAAAAGAACTTACCGACGAAGACGGTCAATTTTCTTATCACGAAGGCGATGTCGTTGAATTGTATGTAACCTCTTTGGAGGAAAGTGAGATCCGGCTTTCAAAAGCATTAACGGGCGTTTCCGGTGTTGAAGTGCTGAAGGAGGCTTTCGGCAGCCAGATACCTGTGGAAGGGAAGGTCAAAGGGCCCTGTAAGGGAGGCTTTCAAGTTGTGGTCTTAAATAACAGAGCCTTTTGTCCGAGCAGTCAGATGGATATAAGCTTTGCGCAGGATCCGGAGCATTACAGTGGTGAAACCTATCGGTTTTTAATCACTCGTTTTGAGCAGGGGGGAAAGAATATCGTTGTGTCCAGGCGACAGTTGCTCGAAAAGGAGCTTGAAAAAGAAAAACAAAGCTTTGTTGAGCAGTTGGAAACCGGTTCAGTCGTGGAGGGCCGTGTCCGAACCGTGATGCCTTACGGGGCATTCGTCGAGGTTTTTCCCGGAGTGGATGGGTTGGTTCATATATCGCAATTAAGCTGGGCCAGAGTCGAAAAGCCTGAAAACGTGGTGAATGTCGGTGACCGGGTTCGGGTTAAAGTCCTTTCGGTAGAAAAGGGGAAACCGAATCAACTGAAATTGTCTTTGTCAATCAAACAGGCGGGCCCAGATCCCTGGGACAGTATTGGTGAAGAACTTCGGGCCGGTGATAAAATCGAGGGTAGGGTGACGCGGTGTGCAAAATTTGGAGCATTCGTGGAGATCAAACCGGGAATTGAGGGATTGCTTCATATCAGCGAATTGAGTTATGCCCGGAGGATTTTAAAACCGGAGGACGTTGTTTTGCCCGGGGATAACATCATCGTGCTGGTAAAAGAATTAGATCCGGACAACAGAAAAATATCATTAAGCCTGAAGGATGTTGATGGCGATCCTTGGGCCAGGATTTCCAATACCTATCGTCCCGGTCAGACCATCGAGGGGGTTCTGGAAAAAAAAGAAAAATTTGGTTATTTTGTATCATTGGAGCCCGGTATTACCGGCCTTATTCCAGCTTCGAAAATCAGTAGAATGGCCGATCCAGGCTTGTTGGAGAAGCGCAGGGCAGGGGATAAGATCCGGGTTGTGGTTGATCAGATACATACCGATGAACATAAAATCAGCCTGTCGCCCGCCGATGAAGTCACTGAAAATGAATGGAAAAAATTTTCCACCGAAAAAAGTGATGATTCGGAAGGTCTTGGTGCTTTGGGAGCAAAATTGAAACAGGCGCTTGAAGGCCGGGATAAGGAATGAAAAAATGGACCGCCGCCGCTGTTTTGGATAAACCACCTGGTGGTCCCAATATGCCGTCCGGCAGCCGCTGGCCGGAAACTGCCATGACCGTATGGGTTCTGATGCCGCAGGATGGGGCCGAACACAGAGACCGGATTGCTTGAAAAACCGGGAATCAACGAGACAGTCGTCTCCAGAAATTTTCTGCGTCCTCCAGTCTGCGGCGATCGGATTCTGTATGCCCTGATGACGGTCGAATCCCTCGCAATCGCGCAATTCTGTCTGCCAGGGGGGGATGGGTCGAAAAAAGATTCGATAGCCGGTTCCCTGTCAATGGATTGACAATAAACATGTGAGCAGTGGACGCTGATGCGTTCATTGGTATTGTTCCGGAATAAAAGCCCAATTTTTCAAGGGCCTTAGCCAGGCTTTCCCCATTGCCAACCATGTCAGCCGCACCGGCGTCTGCCAGATATTCTCTGGAACGTGAAACAGCCATTTGTATAAGTGCGGCGGCTACAGGCGCAAGCAGCGACATGATTAAGAGTCCGATGGTGCCTGATCCGCCTTCTTTATTATCATTACTGCTGGCGCCCCAGCCGAAAATGGCTGACCAGCGGGCCATATTTGCCAGTATCATGATTGCGCCTGCCATGGTGGCAACGATTGTACCGATCAGAATGTCATGGTGTTTGACATGTGAAAGCTCGTGGGCCAGGACCCCTTCGATTTCTTCGTCGTTCAGGAGCTGTATAAGGCCTTCTGTGACCGCAACAACGGCGTGACCTGGATTTCTACCTGTAGCAAATGCATTTGGTGTCTGGC harbors:
- the htpX gene encoding zinc metalloprotease HtpX codes for the protein MANQIKTTLLLTIITVIMLLIGQTLGGPQGMIIALFLAAGMNFFSFWYADRIILRSYQAREATPSQNSGLYQIVNRLARAGNLPMPKIYIIPSQTPNAFATGRNPGHAVVAVTEGLIQLLNDEEIEGVLAHELSHVKHHDILIGTIVATMAGAIMILANMARWSAIFGWGASSNDNKEGGSGTIGLLIMSLLAPVAAALIQMAVSRSREYLADAGAADMVGNGESLAKALEKLGFYSGTIPMNASASTAHMFIVNPLTGNRLSNLFSTHPPLADRIARLRGIRPSSGHTESDRRRLEDAENFWRRLSR
- a CDS encoding 30S ribosomal protein S1; this encodes MTEQFDNEHSIQEEENFADLIDSYCAGMNDNIRTGDKIQGKIVSIGTDSVFIDTGTKIDGVVDKKELTDEDGQFSYHEGDVVELYVTSLEESEIRLSKALTGVSGVEVLKEAFGSQIPVEGKVKGPCKGGFQVVVLNNRAFCPSSQMDISFAQDPEHYSGETYRFLITRFEQGGKNIVVSRRQLLEKELEKEKQSFVEQLETGSVVEGRVRTVMPYGAFVEVFPGVDGLVHISQLSWARVEKPENVVNVGDRVRVKVLSVEKGKPNQLKLSLSIKQAGPDPWDSIGEELRAGDKIEGRVTRCAKFGAFVEIKPGIEGLLHISELSYARRILKPEDVVLPGDNIIVLVKELDPDNRKISLSLKDVDGDPWARISNTYRPGQTIEGVLEKKEKFGYFVSLEPGITGLIPASKISRMADPGLLEKRRAGDKIRVVVDQIHTDEHKISLSPADEVTENEWKKFSTEKSDDSEGLGALGAKLKQALEGRDKE